The following nucleotide sequence is from Desulfovibrio desulfuricans.
TCATGCTGGTGCGCAGTTCGGATGAAGACCCCTGGCTGTTCACGGCTCTTGGGCTTGTGATGGGCGGCGCGCTTGGCAATCTGGTTGACCGCGTGCGCTTTCGCGCCGTGGTGGACTTTCTGGATGTCTATTGGGGCGACTGGCACTGGCCTGCCTTTAACGTGGCTGATTCGGCCATATTTGTTGGTGCGGTGCTGGCCTGCCTGATTCTCTGGCGCAAGCCCCAGGCGGCCGCCAGCGACAAAGGCGGCAAACCAACCCCCGGCAAGGGAGGAACCGCATGATTTTTCATTGGTGGCATGTGCTTGTGGTAATGTTCCCCATGATCCCGACACTGTGGAGCATTCTGCACATATGGGGACACGAGTTTGAAACCCCGCAACAGCGCGCCCTGTGGCTTGTGCTGGTAGTTTTTCTGCCATGTGTGGGGGGAATCATCTATATTTTCACCGGACGAAAAAAAGTTCTGGGAAAAGTGCAAAATTGAAAGAGGGTACTATGCGCACACTCCGTACTATGTACATCCTGACTCTGGCTTGCGCGGCGCTGCCTTTGAGCGGCTGCATGGGCGGCAGCACCAGCAGCGGCAGCGGCAGCATTTCACTGGAACAGCAGGTGCAGCAGCAAGACGTGCAGTTGCGCCAGTTGCAGCCTGCTCAGGCTGACGCCTGGAACCAGATTCAAACCCTGCGGCAGGAAGTCAACGCCCTGAAGGGCCAGATTGACGATCTGCAAAATGCTGGCGGCGCCAAAGCCCTGGTGGGCCGTGTAAGAGCGCACGATGAAGCTTTGCGTCAGGTGGAGCGCAGCATGGCGCTGAACCTGAACCTTGGCGATCCCATGACCAGCGGCGGCGGTTCTGCCCCCTTTGCCCAGGCGGCTCCTCAGGCTGCTCCTCAAGCGGCACCCCAGGCTGCTCCTGCTTTCAGTCAGCCCGGCTAT
It contains:
- a CDS encoding PLDc N-terminal domain-containing protein, translating into MIFHWWHVLVVMFPMIPTLWSILHIWGHEFETPQQRALWLVLVVFLPCVGGIIYIFTGRKKVLGKVQN
- the lspA gene encoding signal peptidase II, which gives rise to MPRRYRILGIAAIVALVLDQVSKWAVMQFIPEHRPITVIAGLFDLVNIRNRGAAFGFLNRSDIEWQFWLFLAATVVAVWAIVMLVRSSDEDPWLFTALGLVMGGALGNLVDRVRFRAVVDFLDVYWGDWHWPAFNVADSAIFVGAVLACLILWRKPQAAASDKGGKPTPGKGGTA